TCGTTTTTCAAATGATGCTAGAGAAGTAGAAGTTTGGGTGTACAACGAATTTAAGGTTTTGATTCGTGCTCCCCTTACCTTTATAGTTTATTTTAGTTTGCTTGTTTATTGGTCTTGGGAACTCACTTTATTTGCATTTATATTTTTACCTATTTCTGGTGGAATCATTGCCCTTATTTCCCGTAAACTTCGCAAAAGTAGCGATATTTCACAGACTGTATTAGGTGATATGTTGTCTATGTTAGATGAACTTTTATCAGGAATAAAGATTGTAAATGCTTTTAATGCACAAAATTTTATTCTTTCAAGGTTTGAAAAATTAAATGAACTTTACCGTTCTTCTAGAACCTCTTATGATAATAAAAGAGACATATCTGCACCTATTTCTGAGTTTTTAGGAGTCGCTACCATTGCAGTTTTATTATTATATGGTGGAAATATGGTTTTGACAGAACAAATAACTGCTGGAACTTTTCTCGTTTATATTGCTGTCTTTTCTCAAATTATTCCTCCTATAAAAGATATGTCTACACTCATTACTAACCTACAAAGGGGAATCATTGCAGGAAAAAGAGTTTTTGAAGTGTTGGATATTCAAACTACAATAAATGACCTTCCAAATGCAAAAGAACTAAAACAGTTTTCTGATAAAATAGAAATCAAAGATCTTCATTTTTCTTATAAAATAAGTAAAGAAGAAGAAGGAATTATAGAAAAGCAGGTTTTAAATGGAATAAACCTAACCATAAACAAAGGTGAAATAGTTGCTTTAGTAGGAATGTCAGGAGGAGGGAAATCTACTCTTGCCGATTTGGTTGCTCGTTTTTATGACCCACAACAAGGAGATATTTTATTAGACAACCGTTCTTTGAGAGAATGGACACTTCACTCTTTGCATTCTCACATGGGAATTGTGACCCAAGAAGCTATTTTATTTAATGATACAATTTTCAATAATATTGCCTTTGGAATAGAAACAGCAACACAGGAAGATGTAGAGAAAGCTGCCAAAATTGCCAATGCACACGAATTTATCATCAAAACTGAAGACGGTTATCAAACAAATATCGGCGATAGAGGAAGCAAACTTTCAGGAGGACAACGCCAACGCATCAGTATTGCAAGAGCTGTTTTGAAAAACCCTGC
This is a stretch of genomic DNA from Bernardetia sp. MNP-M8. It encodes these proteins:
- a CDS encoding ABC transporter ATP-binding protein, which translates into the protein MKVIWRLMGFMRPFRSFVPFYILVSILAIIFGAINFTLLAPLLKILFLDETPTQIAVAAPTFSWSLTYFEDIFNYYFHKIIIEEGKMEALYFVCKVLVLTVFLSNIFRYLALFIVNTVRLKATVKLQNQLFKNILSLNVGYFSQERKGDLMSRFSNDAREVEVWVYNEFKVLIRAPLTFIVYFSLLVYWSWELTLFAFIFLPISGGIIALISRKLRKSSDISQTVLGDMLSMLDELLSGIKIVNAFNAQNFILSRFEKLNELYRSSRTSYDNKRDISAPISEFLGVATIAVLLLYGGNMVLTEQITAGTFLVYIAVFSQIIPPIKDMSTLITNLQRGIIAGKRVFEVLDIQTTINDLPNAKELKQFSDKIEIKDLHFSYKISKEEEGIIEKQVLNGINLTINKGEIVALVGMSGGGKSTLADLVARFYDPQQGDILLDNRSLREWTLHSLHSHMGIVTQEAILFNDTIFNNIAFGIETATQEDVEKAAKIANAHEFIIKTEDGYQTNIGDRGSKLSGGQRQRISIARAVLKNPAILILDEATSALDSESEQLVQEALYKLMEGRTTLVIAHRLSTIQHADKIVVINDGKVIETGTHQNLIEKQGAYSKLVEMQMM